The following is a genomic window from Niabella soli DSM 19437.
CGCTGCCACCACATAAGTGGTAGCCGCCCATTTTAAAGCATCCTTCGCCATCGGGTATTCCCTGTTGTTAGCAACATTGGTGTGGTTCAGCCAGTTCAGGGCTCTCTTGCTCGCGTCAAACTCGACCGGAAGGGTTATCAGCGAAAAAACCACAGTAATAGCCATTAATACGATGCCGGCCAGCAGCAGCAGGTAACTACCCGAAGCGGCCATGATCAACCCGGCCAGCAATACCCAGTTTACGATCATCGAACTAAATTGCACCGCCGGAACCAGCCTGCTACGCAATTGCAACGGCGCATACCCGGCGGCATGCTGTACCGCATGTCCGCATTCATGGGCCGCCACTGCGGCAGCGGCCACCGTGGCGCCCTCATATACATCGGGGCTCAGGTTTACTGTTTTCTTTTCGGGATCATAATGGTCGCTTAAAAATCCCTGCACACTGATCACCTGCACGTCATAAATGCCGTTTTCATGCAGCATCTTTTCGGCCACTTCCTTCCCGCTGAGGCCCGCAGACAGGGGCACCTTGCTGTAACGGTTGAATTTACCCTTTAAAATCAGGGACACGATCATACTGACGCCCATGAATAATAAAGAAACCACCCAGATTTCACTCGTCATATTTCCTTTTTTAAAAGAATCCCCGCAATTCTGGAACCAAAATAAAAATCTTATAACGGAATAAGACTTTTTGTCATGTAGATAAGTTTTTTTAAGAATATTTTAGCGATATATTTAGATTTAAATATTTGATTAATAATATTTTACATATATATTAAAGGGTGCTGTTTTGTCCGTTTTTAATTTCTTAACCCAAGGTTCAATTAATTTGATTTTTTATTTCTGTGGCAGATTTGTACCTTAGTATCAGAATTTAATGGGTTAGTAAGTATTAAGGTCAGTCGAAAGATTGGCCTTTTTACTTTTAAAACCACTCCTGAGCACTGATTACTGAACACTGATTACTGTATACTAAAAACTGAATACTTCATTCTGCTATCTTTACTCCATGGCTAAAATAAAAAAATCGTTTTTCTGTCAGCATTGTGGATATGAAAGTGTAAAATGGTTGGGGCAATGTCCTTCCTGCGGACAGTGGAATACATTTGTGGAAGAGGTAATTGATAAAGGATCAGATAAAACCGACTGGAAAAACTATGTACCGGGTACAGATCGTACTAATAAAGTAATTTCCCTACATGATATTGTAAGTAATGAAGAAAAGCGCCTGGCAACCCGTGATGCAGAACTGAACCGCGTGCTGGGCGGTGGCATTGTAAGCGGCAGCCTGGTGTTGGTTGCCGGTGAGCCGGGTATTGGAAAGAGCACGTTGTTCCTGCAATGCGGGCTGCAATTTACCAATACGAAAGTGTTGTATATAAGCGGAGAAGAAAGTGAACAGCAAATTAAAATGCGGGCCGATCGTTTAACCGCCAACAGCAACGCAACAACCAATGAAAATTTCTTTTTGCTTACGGAAACATCCACTCAAACCATTTTCCAGGAAATAAAAAAACTAAAACCGCAATTGGTCATTGTGGATTCGGTTCAAACATTACAATCACCGGTTATTGATGCTTCTGCAGGAAGTATCTCGCAGATAAAAGAATGTGCCGCAGAATTTCAACGGTATGCCAAGGAAACCGGCACACCCGTTTTTTTAATCGGTCATATTACCAAGGAAGGAAGTATTGCCGGGCCAAAGATCCTGGAACATATGGTGGATGTGGTATTGCAGTTTGAAGGAGACCGCCATTATGCGTATCGCATATTGCGCACCTTTAAAAACCGGTTTGGAAGCACTTCGGAGCTGGGTATTTATGAAATGACCGATGTAGGCATGCGTGGAGTGGCCAACCCCTCTGAAATACTGATCACGCAAAAGGAAGAACAGCTAAGCGGAACAGCTATTGCGGCAACCATAGAGGGCGTGCGCCCCTTACTGATTGAAGTACAGTCGCTGGTAACACAGTCTGTGTATGGTACGCCACAGCGGACGGCTTCCGGTTTCGATTTAAGGCGGCTGCAATTGCTGCTGGCCGTGCTGGAAAAAAGAGGCGGTTTTCATTTTGGTGTGAAAGATGTATTCTTAAATATCGCCGGCGGTATAAAGGTAGAAGATCCGTCCATAGATCTTGCGGTGCTTTGCTCCCTGCTTTCTTCCTATGAAGATGTTCCTTTAGGGCAGGCGATCTGTTTTGCCGGAGAGGTGGGTTTAAGCGGTGAGATCCGGGCGGTAAATAAAATTGATCAGCGCATTGCTGAAGCGGAAAAACTGGGTTTTGAAAAGATCATCGTATCTAAATACAACCAATCGCTAAAGAACCTCAGCCGGTTTAATATTGAAGTGATCTGCATGGGCCGGGTGGAAGAAGTGTATCAGTATTTGTTTTGATAGGTGTTTTTTATCTCACAGATTACACGGATTTTCACAGAAGCTATCTAAAATCTGTGTAAGTCTGCGGAATCTGTGAGCCATTGCTACTGTGCCCACCCTGTTGCGTTAAATTAACGTATCTTAGTAAAAACACCAACACATGAATAGCATTGCCTCTATGAAAAATGCGTTGCTCCATCTGTTTTATCCACACGTTTGCGCCGGTTGTGGAAGTGACGCGCTGCCGCGGGACAGCCAGCTTTGCTTTCTTTGTTTACAGGAACTGCCGGTAACCGGTTTTGAAAGGCATTGCAATAATCCCGTTGAAAAGATCTTTTCCGGGCGGTTACAATTTGAAGCGGCCACGGCTTTTTGTTATTTCTCCAAACAGGCGGCATTGCAACATATATTGCATCAGTTTAAATACGGAGGCAATAGAGCGCTGGGCCGTCAACTGGGAATCGCGTTTGGACAGGCAGTAAAAAAATCGGATCGTTTCAACACCATTGATGCCATTGTGCCTCTGCCGCTACACAGCGTCCGTGAGCGCAAAAGAGGCTATAACCAGGCGGCTGTGCTTGCCGAAAGTATCGCTGAAGTGATGGAAGTACCTGTTTGGGAAGACATTGTGCACCGTGTTGCCGCCACAGCCACGCAAACAAAAAAGAACCGGGTGGAGCGCTGGCAGAATATGCAGGGAAAGTTTTTTATTGCTGAGAATCAAAAAGCTGCCGGCAAACACCTGCTTTTAATAGATGATGTGGTTACCACCGGCGCAACCCTTGAGGCCTGTGGAAGCGTCCTTTTGAATATGCCCGGGGTGCGCCTGAGTATTGCGGCTTTGTGTTATGCAAGTGATTAACAGTTAGCTGAGCAGTGAACCGGACGCTGAAGAGTGCGATGCAAGTAAATTTAATAGTAGTGCTGCAGCGGGGCACATAAAAAGAAAAAATCCATTTACCTTTAGGATATAAATAAATTTGATATGAAACTATTAGTAATAACACTGGCGCTGATCATGGGTATTGCCGCCGGTTCCATTTACGATTTTAAAGTAGATGGCTTAACAGGAGGAACCATTAATCTTAAAGATTATAAGGGTAAAAAAATATTGATTGTAAATACCGCCAGCAAATGCGGCTTTACGCATCAATACGAGGGGTTGGAGCAATTGTATGAAAAATATAAAGATAAATTGGTGATCATTGGTTTCCCGGCCAATAACTTTAAGGAGCAGGAGCCGGGCTCCAATGGTGAGATTGCCGAGTTCTGCAAAAAGAATTACGGGGTGTCCTTTCCTATGGCGAAAAAGATTTCCGTTAAAGGCGATGACACGGCGCCTATTTATAAATATTTAATTGCCGAAGCAGAGAAAAAAGGCATAAAGGACCCGATCAAATGGAATTTTACGAAGTTTTTGATTGACGAGAAGGGGAACCTGGTTACTGTATTCCCTTCTAAAGTAGAACCCATGAGTGAAGATCTTTTAAAATACCTGAACTAAGTTCTATATATATTTTTCCTGCAACAGGTAATTGATGGCCCCGGTTTTGTCGGGGCTATTTTTTATATTCGTATAAATTAAACGTATGCGCGATTGGTTATTATTTATCTGTGGCGGGTTGCTGCTGGCGGCTTGTACTTCAAAGAAACCAGCAGACCTCTTGGTTTATAACGCCACTATTTATACGGCCGATAGCAGTTTTAGTACAGCGGAGGCAATGGTAATAAAAGACGGAAGGATTATAGCCGTTGGGAAAAAAAGCACACTCGAAAATGCATACCAGTCTAAAAGCAGTTTGAACGCGGAAGGGAAATACATTTACCCGGGTTTTATAGACGCGCACGCCCATTTTGCAGGGTATGCAAAGGGTTTAGGAGAAGTAGATCTTGTAAATACCACCAGTTGGGAGGCCGTGCTGCGGCGGTGCAGCGATTTTAAAACAGAAGGAGATACAATGTCCTGGATCATTGGGCGTGGCTGGGATCAGAACGACTGGCCGGTTAAAGAATTCCCGACAAATGAGGAACTGAATAAACGGTATCCCAACCGGCCGGTTTATTTAAGCCGCATCGACGGGCACGCGGCCATCGCGAATAATAAAGCATTGGAGCTGGCGGGAGTAAAAGCCGGAGATACCATTAGCGGCGGTACTTACCAGGTAAAGAACGGCAGGCTTACCGGGTTGCTTGTTGATAATGCCATGGACAGGGTTGCGGCCAAAATACCGGATCCTTCACCAACTGTAATGAAAACACTGGTGCTGCGGGCGCAACAAAATTGTTTTGGCGTGGGGTTGACCGGTATTCATGATTGCGGACTGGATTACGAAGCGGTTGATAAAATTGCCGCTCTTCAACAATCTGGTGAGCTGAAAATGCGTCTTTATATTATGCTAAGCGATGCGAAGAAAAATTATGAATACCTGGCGAAGCACGGCATCATTAAAACCGAACGGTTAAATGTAAGAGGATTTAAGTTATATGCAGATGGCGCCCTGGGTTCCAGAGGGGCTTGCTTGTTACATGACTATGCAGATAAGCCCGGCTGGCGGGGTTTTTTATTAAGCAATCCTGCGCATTTTGATTCTATGGCGGCAATCATTGTAAAAAATAACTGGCAAATGTGCACCCATGCTATCGGCGACAGTGGTAATCGCACACTATTAAAAATTTATGCAAAATACCTGGGCGGAAAAAATGACCGCCGCTGGCGGATGGAGCATGCACAGGTGATCAGTCCGGATGATTTTCATTTTTTTGAAGACAATAATATCATTGCTTCGGTGCAGCCTACGCATGCCACTTCAGATATGTACTGGGCCGGTGATCGTTTAGGAAAAGAGCGCCTGAAAGGAGCCTATGCCTACGAACGATTATTAAAAGAGAACGGATGGATCCCCTTGGGCACTGATTTCCCCGTGGAAGATATTTCCCCTTTAAAAACATTTTATGCCGCGGTGGTAAGAAAAGATGCGAAGGGATTTCCTGCCGGCGGTTTTCAAATGGAGAACGCGCTTACGCGGGAGCAAGCCTTACGGGGCATGACGATCTGGGCGGCGCGGGCGGCTTTTGAAGAAAAAGAAAAAGGAAGCCTGGAACCGGGCAAGTTCGCCGATTTTGTTATTTTGGACAGGGATCTTATGACTGAGCCTGAGGCCACAATGCTTACCACCAAAGTGTTGAAAACCTATGTGGGCGGGGAGCGCGTATTTTAAAATGGCATCAACTAATCGCCCAAGGCGATAGAATGGAGCTGCGAGGCTGCAAGCCTCGCATAGCATCGGCACCGCTAAGGCGCGAAGATGTGTTTATTTCCTTTCTCCTGGTGTCATAGCCTCCTGGCGGTTACCTGTTTTGCCTTCCCCACCCCAAAATAAAAAAAGCCCCTCATTTCAGAAGGGCTTTCTATTATTTGCTACATCAAATTATACATCGTAGGTAGTGGATGCCGTATCGCCGCCGCGTCCGGTCCAGTTGGTATGGAAAAACTGTCCGCGGGGTTTGTCGATTCTTTCGTAAGTATGGGCGCCAAAATAATCGCGCTGCGCCTGGAGCAGGTTTGCCGGTAATCTTGCTGAACGGTATCCATCGTAATAGTTAATGGCAGCGCTCAGGCAGGGAGCGGGTATGCCGTTTAGCATTGAAGTGGCCGTAACATTCCGCAGTCCTTCCTGGCAGGCCTGTATCTTTTCGGCAAAATAGGGATCGAGCAGTAAATTAGACAGGTCGGGGTTTTTATCAAAAGCTTCTTTAATATTGCCCAGGAAGCGGGAGCGGATGATACAGCCGCCTCTCCACATCAATGCAATATTGCCATAGCTTAATTCCCATCCGTATTCTTTGGCTGCTGCTTTCATCATCTGGTAACCCTGTGCATAGGAGATCACTTTGGCGGCATACAACGCATCGCGGAGCTGGTTGATAAATGCTTTTTTATCGCCATTAAAAGAAGGTGCAGGTCCGGCAGTAAGCACTTTAGAAGCAGCTACCCGCTCGTCTTTCAAGGCCGACAGGCATCTTGCGAAAACGGATTCCGTAATGAGTGTTAAGGGAATACCCAGTTCCAGGGCAACGGTTCCGGTCCATTTACCGGTACCTTTCTGGCCTGCGGTATCTAAAATTTTATCGATAATGGGCGTGCCGTCCTCTTTATAAGCCAGGATATCGCGGGTGATTTCGATCAGGTAACTATCCAGCTCGCCCTCGTTCCACTCTTTAAATACCTCATGCATCTCATCGGCCGACAGGCCTAATACCTCTTTCATGATCTGGTACACTTCGCAGATCAGTTGCATATCACCATATTCAATACCGTTATGCACCATCTTTACGAAATGCCCTGCACCGCCGTTGCCTACCCAATCACAGCAGGGGGAGCCGTCATCAACTTTAGCAGCTATGCCCTGGAAAACAGGTTTTACATCCGCCCAGGCGCTGGTAGAGCCGCCCGGCATAATAGAGGGGCCTAACAAAGCGCCTTCTTCTCCACCGGAAACACCGGTACCGATATAGCGTAGGCCTTTACTTTCTACATATTTTACGCGACGTTCGGTATCAGGAAAATGAGAATTTCCACCATCGATAATAATATCGCCTTTATCCAGATGGGGGATCAGCAGTTCAATAAAATCATCTACGGGTTTACCGGCTTTGACCATCAGCATTATTTTGCGGGGGGCTTTTAGCGAAGCCACCAGTTCTTCAATAGAATGCGCTCCGTAAATATTTTTGCCTTTGGCTCTTCCATTTACAAAATGCTCCACTTTATCTACCGTGCGGTTGTAGGCGGTTACATGAAAGCCCTTGCTTTCCATGTTCAGGATCAGGTTCTCACCCATAACTGCCAGCCCGATTACGCCGATATCAGAAATTTCTTTCATAATTGTTCAAGATTAATAGTAGTTCAGAATTTAAGAAAGCCAAATTTAATCTTATGAGGGATTAAAACCAATTCATTAGCGTCTGTAGCGGCTATTATTGGAAAATTTATAATTAAATAGCTGTTTTCATAACACTTTTTTAAGCAGAACGATATAGGTAGGGAAGTGGTCGCTATAGCCGCCGCGATAGTTGTCGCCACTGTAGCTGCGCATGGGGTAGCCTTTATAAGGGCCGATATTTTCGATCATATAGGCTTTTTTGAAAACAGCATTTTTATAGAAGAAAAAGCCTGGCTGCTTTTTATCGGTAAAGCCTTCTGAAAGGAGTATCTGGTCAAACAGGCTCCAGGCATTCTGATACGCCAGGGAGCCGTTACCAATCTTATATAAGGTATGCCAGGGATTATACAGTTCGCCCATTTTTATGTCATGTATCTTATCTGTAGTTTTTAACGTTTTTACAATGCTGTTGCTGACCGGTTCATCATTAAAATCGCCCATAACGATAATCTTGCTCAGGGGGTCATGGTTGATGAGTGTATCGATAAATTTTCGAACGGCGGCCGCTGCGGCAATACGCCCCGGTTCCGATTTTTTTTCGCCTCCATAACGACTGGGCCAGTGGTTTACAAAAATGTGCACCCGTTCGTTTTCAAGCAACCCAGTCACCCAAAGAATGTCGCGGGTGTAGGGCGCTTCCTTGGCGCCCTCCGGCAGGCGCACATAGAGGGGCCTGCTTTTAAGTATTTTAAAATACCGGGGATTATAGAGCAATGCCACATCAATACCCCGGGCATCTTTCGAATCATAATGAACATAACGATAGCTTCTTTTGGCCAGTAACGGATGTTTTACCAGGGTATCTAAAACCGCATCGTTTTCCACTTCCGCAAGGCCCAGCACCGCTGGCCCATCGGGATTAGTATTTGTTCCGATTGCCGCAATTACTGTACAAAGATGAAGGACCTTGTCGTTGAAAGCTGCGCTGGTATAGGCCTTGGTGCCATTAGGAGTAAAACTTTCGTCGTCGTTTTTTCCGTGAAAAAGGGTGTCATAAAAATTTTCAAGGTTATAAAAGGCAATAACGGCTGATCGATATTGGCTTGGCTGAGCTGTGGTATTTGTGCCCTGCAAACAAATGAAGAGTGTAATAAAATAAACGGGTATTTTTTTCATAGGGTGTATTTATTTAGGTTGCTTAAAACTACGGCTTATTTTAATAACTCCATAATTTTTCAACATCACAAGGGGTTCCAAAGAGGCGCTGCCAAAAAATATTGGGCACAAGTCTGATAATAAAAAAAAGTTGTTAACTTTAGGCCAACCTAAAAAACCACGCTACATGAAAACCGCCTTAACCTTGTTAAGCCTTTGTGCTTGCCTGTTTGCAAAAACGCAAACCTATCCGCTTACTTTAACAGACACGCTTCCCAAACAAGATTCCCTGGTTCCGGATGCTGAAGAAGAAATGAAGGATGTTTTGCCGGTTGTTACGCTGGATGATAATGCTGAAAATGAAGAGCACCCCGGTGTTTCGTCGATCCTTTCCTCCGGCAGGGATCCGTTCTTATCCGCTGCTGCGTTCAACTTTTTTACTTTCCGTTTTAGGTTAAGAGGCTATAATAATGGAAATGCGCTGTACCTGAACGGATTGGATCATACGGGTCTTGATAACGGGTTTATTCCTTATAATATCTGGTCTGGCCTTGCCAATATAATGCGCGCACGGCAGGATGGCTATGGTCTGGAGGCGACGGGATTTGCTTTTGGAACTGCCGGACTGAACACTAATATTGATCTGCGTGCAGGGGTGCAACGGGCGCAAACGCAGATCGGGTATGCGCTTTCCAATCGTAATTACCGGCATCGTTCTTTGCTTACGCACGGGTCGGGATTTAATAAAAAAGGATGGGCCTACAGTTTTATGTTGAGCACCCGCTATGCGGATGAAGGATATATTCCGGGAACTTATTATCGTGGGTTAAGCTATTATGCTGCGCTTGACAAAAAATGGAATCTGAAAAATACGGTATCACTGATCGCTTTGGGTGCGCCGGTTGAAAATGGCCGCCAGGCCGCAAGTGTACAGGAAGCGATGGACCTGGCCGGCACCAATTTTTATAATCCCTCCTGGGGATATCAAAACGGCGCGAAGCGCAATTCGAATGTAGCTACTGCTTTTCAGCCGGCTTTTATGGGGGTATATGAGTATAAGCCCAATAACCATACTAACTGGACCACAACGCTGGGCTATATTTCAGGGAAGAAAAAAAATTCCGCATTCGACTGGTATAATGCGCCCGATCCGCGACCGGATTACTACCGGTATCTGCCGGGTTATTATACATCCGGGCAACCAGCGCTGGCTGCAATATTGCGACAACAAATGGTGGATCACCCCAACCTGTTGCAGGTAAACTGGCCGCAGCTTTATGAAGTGAATCGCGGGAACACGGCAACGGTGCTTAATGTAAATGGCGTAACCGGGAATGATGTTACCGGCGCACGTTCTTTATATATCTTATCGAACCGCGTAAATGAGCTGCACCGGATCATGATTAACAGTGTTTACAATACCAAACTGAATAAGCGGATCGCCTTTACCGCAGGGGCGGATTACCAGCACCAAAGCAACCATTATTACCAGGAGGTAAAAGATCTGTTGGGTGGGGCCTTCTGGGTAAACGTTAATCAATTTGCAGAGCGGGATTTCCCCAATGATCCCCGTGCGCAGCAATATGATGTGGATCGTCCGAACCAGTTGAAAAAAAAAGGGGATGCTTATGGGTACGATTATCAAATGAAGGTGGACCGGCTGGGCGGCTGGGTGCAGACAATGCTACTGCTGGATCATTTTGATTTGTTTGTTTCGGGACGATTGTCCTTCACCAGGTTCTGGAGAACAGGATTGAACCGGAATGGCCTGTTTCCTGATCATTCTTTCGGAGTGTCAAAAAAGGTCGCCTTTTTAAATCCGGAAGTAAAAGCGGGCATTGTTTATAAACTGAATGGGCGGAACTATTTTTTTGTTAACGGCGGTTATTTTAGTAAGGCCCCTTATTTTGACAATGTGTTTATTGCGCCCCGGACAAGAAACACTTTGCAAAGCGATACCATCAGGAGCGAAATCACCCAAACGATTGAGGGCGGCTACAGGTTAAACAGTCCGCGTGTTCAGTTGAGCATAAAGGGGTACTACACTTCGGTTAAAAACACCTATGATGTGCTGACGTTTTACCATGACCAGTACCAGGATTTTGTGAACTATGCGCTCAGCGGAATGAATACATTGTATTTCGGTGGAGAACTGGGGGCTACAATAAAGCTTACGCCCGGCCTTAGTTTTAACGGAGCGGCGGCGGTTGGCCGGTATTATTATAACAGCAGGCCCCATGCCGTGATTACCGTCGATAACAGCGCGGTTGCATTGGCCGCTCAAACGGTGTATCTGAAAAATTTCAGGGTGGCTTCAACACCTCAAACGGCCTACAGTGCGGGATTATTTTATCGTTCGCCCCGGTATTGGTTTATAAGCATAACGGGTAATTATTTTGATCATTCATGGTTGTCGCTAAACCCTATACGCCGTACGGCGGCGGCAATAGGAACCGACAATCCCACATCTTTCGAAGAACAGGAGTCTATTTATAAGATGATCGCACAGGAAAAATTGCCTGCGCAGTTTACCCTTGACTTTTTTGGGGGCTGGTCGAAGCGGTTGTCCCGGAAACTGATGATACATCATAAACCCGTTTATCTTGTTTTTTATCTGAGCGTGAATAATCTATTAGATAATAAAAAAATGCGTTCCGGCGGATTTGAACAACTGCGGTTCGATATGGCCGACAAGGACATCAATAAGTTTCCGCCAAAATATTATTATGCCACCGGTCTCAATTATACTGCAAGCCTTATGCTTCGATTTAATTAATACTAACCAGTGAATAAAAACAATCATATGAAAAAGTCATTTATCCGGATTTGTAAATCAACCGTAAAATTCTTATTGCCCGGGATACTACTCTTATTGGCCTGCAATAAGAAGTTTGATGAGCCGCCTATTAATGAAGACCCGGATATTGCAGTAACGATGACGATTGCCGAACTAAAAGCACGTTATCAGGGTGTGGGCTTTTTTCAGAATATAGAAGAGGATAAGACTATTACCGGAGTGATAACGGCGGACGACCGGTCCGGCAACTTTTATAAACAGATCGTGATACAGGATGAAACAGGTGCGATCCCCATTTTGCTGGACGGGACCAATGTTTATACCTCCTACCCGGTGGGACGGCGCGTTTTTGTGAACCTGAAGGGATTGATGTTGGGAGATTATGGCGGCACGATCCAATTGGGTTTGGATTCCTCAAGATCGGGGGCGGGCTACCTGAATCTTGGCCGAATCCCTTCTGTCCAGTTTGATCTGTTTATCACAAAAGGCTCTTATGGAAACTCCGTTGCGCCTAAGGTGATTACGCCCGCAGACTTATCTGTGAATATCCTCAACCCCCTGCAAAGCACGTTGGTGCAGTTGGACCATTTTCAGTTTGCAGACGGCGATACCGCTAAAACCTACGGCGATCCTTCCAAAAAAATAAGCGCCTTAAATTTCACGCTCTGGAACTGCGATAAAAAATCAATTGTTTTACGCAACAGCAGCTATGCCGTGTTTGCTGCGCTGAAAGTACCACAGGGTAATGGAAGTATTGTTGGTATCAGCAATATGTTTAACGGTACCCAGCAAGTTTTAATCAGAGATACAACCGATGTAAGATTGAGTCAGCCCCGGTGCAGCCCCTGATTGGTTCATCTCTTGCTATACTTAACAAGGGATAAAAAAGTGAATTAAAAACGTTCTTTAATAAATGTCCGGGGAAATGTACAGAAGAAACATCCAATGAAAAATGCGGACGTAAATCTGGTTAAGGTTGACAAGTTGCCTCTCCTAAACAAATACTCCTTTTTCCTTTTGTATTCTTTATTGGATATTTTACATTTATGCTGAATCAGCTTCCCTGTTTCCGGAGATATTTAGTAAGAATTACAATGGTCTGACCTTCAATTTTACCTTCG
Proteins encoded in this region:
- a CDS encoding zinc metallopeptidase, which encodes MTSEIWVVSLLFMGVSMIVSLILKGKFNRYSKVPLSAGLSGKEVAEKMLHENGIYDVQVISVQGFLSDHYDPEKKTVNLSPDVYEGATVAAAAVAAHECGHAVQHAAGYAPLQLRSRLVPAVQFSSMIVNWVLLAGLIMAASGSYLLLLAGIVLMAITVVFSLITLPVEFDASKRALNWLNHTNVANNREYPMAKDALKWAATTYVVAALAAVVTLLQYISIFMNRRD
- the radA gene encoding DNA repair protein RadA; translated protein: MAKIKKSFFCQHCGYESVKWLGQCPSCGQWNTFVEEVIDKGSDKTDWKNYVPGTDRTNKVISLHDIVSNEEKRLATRDAELNRVLGGGIVSGSLVLVAGEPGIGKSTLFLQCGLQFTNTKVLYISGEESEQQIKMRADRLTANSNATTNENFFLLTETSTQTIFQEIKKLKPQLVIVDSVQTLQSPVIDASAGSISQIKECAAEFQRYAKETGTPVFLIGHITKEGSIAGPKILEHMVDVVLQFEGDRHYAYRILRTFKNRFGSTSELGIYEMTDVGMRGVANPSEILITQKEEQLSGTAIAATIEGVRPLLIEVQSLVTQSVYGTPQRTASGFDLRRLQLLLAVLEKRGGFHFGVKDVFLNIAGGIKVEDPSIDLAVLCSLLSSYEDVPLGQAICFAGEVGLSGEIRAVNKIDQRIAEAEKLGFEKIIVSKYNQSLKNLSRFNIEVICMGRVEEVYQYLF
- a CDS encoding ComF family protein encodes the protein MNSIASMKNALLHLFYPHVCAGCGSDALPRDSQLCFLCLQELPVTGFERHCNNPVEKIFSGRLQFEAATAFCYFSKQAALQHILHQFKYGGNRALGRQLGIAFGQAVKKSDRFNTIDAIVPLPLHSVRERKRGYNQAAVLAESIAEVMEVPVWEDIVHRVAATATQTKKNRVERWQNMQGKFFIAENQKAAGKHLLLIDDVVTTGATLEACGSVLLNMPGVRLSIAALCYASD
- a CDS encoding glutathione peroxidase; protein product: MKLLVITLALIMGIAAGSIYDFKVDGLTGGTINLKDYKGKKILIVNTASKCGFTHQYEGLEQLYEKYKDKLVIIGFPANNFKEQEPGSNGEIAEFCKKNYGVSFPMAKKISVKGDDTAPIYKYLIAEAEKKGIKDPIKWNFTKFLIDEKGNLVTVFPSKVEPMSEDLLKYLN
- a CDS encoding amidohydrolase, with the protein product MRDWLLFICGGLLLAACTSKKPADLLVYNATIYTADSSFSTAEAMVIKDGRIIAVGKKSTLENAYQSKSSLNAEGKYIYPGFIDAHAHFAGYAKGLGEVDLVNTTSWEAVLRRCSDFKTEGDTMSWIIGRGWDQNDWPVKEFPTNEELNKRYPNRPVYLSRIDGHAAIANNKALELAGVKAGDTISGGTYQVKNGRLTGLLVDNAMDRVAAKIPDPSPTVMKTLVLRAQQNCFGVGLTGIHDCGLDYEAVDKIAALQQSGELKMRLYIMLSDAKKNYEYLAKHGIIKTERLNVRGFKLYADGALGSRGACLLHDYADKPGWRGFLLSNPAHFDSMAAIIVKNNWQMCTHAIGDSGNRTLLKIYAKYLGGKNDRRWRMEHAQVISPDDFHFFEDNNIIASVQPTHATSDMYWAGDRLGKERLKGAYAYERLLKENGWIPLGTDFPVEDISPLKTFYAAVVRKDAKGFPAGGFQMENALTREQALRGMTIWAARAAFEEKEKGSLEPGKFADFVILDRDLMTEPEATMLTTKVLKTYVGGERVF
- the gnd gene encoding decarboxylating NADP(+)-dependent phosphogluconate dehydrogenase, which gives rise to MKEISDIGVIGLAVMGENLILNMESKGFHVTAYNRTVDKVEHFVNGRAKGKNIYGAHSIEELVASLKAPRKIMLMVKAGKPVDDFIELLIPHLDKGDIIIDGGNSHFPDTERRVKYVESKGLRYIGTGVSGGEEGALLGPSIMPGGSTSAWADVKPVFQGIAAKVDDGSPCCDWVGNGGAGHFVKMVHNGIEYGDMQLICEVYQIMKEVLGLSADEMHEVFKEWNEGELDSYLIEITRDILAYKEDGTPIIDKILDTAGQKGTGKWTGTVALELGIPLTLITESVFARCLSALKDERVAASKVLTAGPAPSFNGDKKAFINQLRDALYAAKVISYAQGYQMMKAAAKEYGWELSYGNIALMWRGGCIIRSRFLGNIKEAFDKNPDLSNLLLDPYFAEKIQACQEGLRNVTATSMLNGIPAPCLSAAINYYDGYRSARLPANLLQAQRDYFGAHTYERIDKPRGQFFHTNWTGRGGDTASTTYDV
- a CDS encoding endonuclease/exonuclease/phosphatase family protein, translating into MKKIPVYFITLFICLQGTNTTAQPSQYRSAVIAFYNLENFYDTLFHGKNDDESFTPNGTKAYTSAAFNDKVLHLCTVIAAIGTNTNPDGPAVLGLAEVENDAVLDTLVKHPLLAKRSYRYVHYDSKDARGIDVALLYNPRYFKILKSRPLYVRLPEGAKEAPYTRDILWVTGLLENERVHIFVNHWPSRYGGEKKSEPGRIAAAAAVRKFIDTLINHDPLSKIIVMGDFNDEPVSNSIVKTLKTTDKIHDIKMGELYNPWHTLYKIGNGSLAYQNAWSLFDQILLSEGFTDKKQPGFFFYKNAVFKKAYMIENIGPYKGYPMRSYSGDNYRGGYSDHFPTYIVLLKKVL